In the Longimicrobium sp. genome, CGAGCAGGTCGTCAGCGTGAGCGGGCACTGCGACTGCGGGTCCAGCCAGCCGGTCAGGTTCGCCACCTGCACCCGCGCCCACCCGCCCCGGCAGCCGAGCAGGGTGACCTGCGTGCCGGTGTCCAGCCGCCCCACCCTCGCGCTCCCGCGCCGGGGCTCGCGGTAGAGCGACACCGGGCCGTGGTCCGACGTGCCGGTGCCGAGCATCTGCGCGTAGACCCACCCCGGCCCCCGGAACAGGAGCGAGTCGGGCGCGGTGGCGTTCCGGATCCGCAGCCAGTTCCCACTGGCGCCGGTCACCTCCACTTCCACCGACGTATCGGAGCCGCCGGGGAGAACGGCGACGACGCGGAAGCCGGTGCCCGGCCCGGCGC is a window encoding:
- a CDS encoding SH3 domain-containing protein produces the protein MAVVSRRSAAFLCSLAFAAGGPAPAARAAQTTVACEIGAYVIDPDPRGLNVRAGPGTGFRVVAVLPGGSDTSVEVEVTGASGNWLRIRNATAPDSLLFRGPGWVYAQMLGTGTSDHGPVSLYREPRRGSARVGRLDTGTQVTLLGCRGGWARVQVANLTGWLDPQSQCPLTLTTCS